ATCTCCCCGAACTTATAGAGGAGAGTAGCGATCGCTCTCTTGATCTAGAGCAATTCGTGACGCGGGCTTGCGAACATCTGCACGACTATTTAATGCCTAAATTCAACGAATCTATTGGTGATGGTATATTCCCCAAATAAGCAGCGGACAATAACGCAATCTTGAAAATTTACACCAATAAAAACGATAGCGATCGCGCCTTTTGTTAGGCAAGTAAATTTACATCACTTTCCCCTTATTTCTGGCTGCGATAGTGCTTATCAACCAATAAAAGACAATCTATCTATTATTTATCCTGTAAGAACAAAACCTTAAATATTAGGTAATGTTAACGTTTTTATTTAAACCAAAATTAATACTATATATGAATTAAATCATGCACTATTGTAGGTTGCGGCAAGGTACGAAACCCAATTTTAAAAATGCCTTAATGGATAGCTATCGCGCTCTAACAATCCTAAAAACAATTAATTTGTACTAATATTAAATCTTATACTTAAACTTAAATATGTAATACTAGAAGAGTAGATTTAAATTCAAAATATGAATTGCCTCCAGTACTTTTATCGGCTTTTAAGCCGCCGAGAATACAGCGCTAGCGAATTAAAGAAAAAAGGGAACGAACATGGTTATTCAGAGAGCGAAATTACTGAAGCCATCAACGATCTTCAACTCAAAGACTATCAGTCTGACACTCGATTAGTTGCCAACCTGATCGCATCTTCTCAAGGCAAATACGGTAAATCTGTGCTGAAGCGAAAATGCATGGAAAAAGGAATTCCTGCTGATGTATTTGAAGAAGTATGGCTGTCACAAGATGAAAGTGATGAAATAGATGGTTTGGCCGATCTAAAGGCAAAAGTAATGCGTAAATACAAAATTGAAGATTTTCAAAGTATTGACCAAAAAACTAAAGCTAAGTTGTTAAATTACTTGCAATATAGAGGATTTAATGGCTTTGCAGTTATGAACCAATGGCGAATGCAACAAGAAGAAGAAGAGGAGTAGCTGGAATTGGCAATATCTTGGATTGCTAATTCCTGATTTTTCTATGACGAACTACTTTATTTATAATTTGTAAATATATATGAAAAATGCATAAATAGCAGTTATAGAGCTTTTTTACTACAGCCGCGATCTGCGCTAACGCCAAGGGCTTCGCTTAGCTGACGCAGCAGCGCTAACGGCTAACGGCTAACGCTTCGCTTCGCCTAACGGCTAACGCTCCGCTGACGCTATCGCCGCCTCCCCAAGTTCGTGAGACTACGCGGAGGTATTGGTATATCGATGTTATTCAGAAATTATGCAAATTTCCCGTAAAATGCCATTTATGAGACTAGCGCCTTGGAATCTTCACCCTGCTTCTCCCCAGGCTTTCCTATAGGCTAAGACTACATCTAGAGCATCACAGCGTAGGATTTAATTATTCTTCGCTCGGATCATTTCTTGCTAGCATATAGCGGAGCTGTATGTGGTTATTTTGTCCCCAGAAATGTTAGTTTTTTGTAAAAGTTCAGCGATTATAGGAGCCAATTTTATCTCAGCTGGAACGGTACATTTAGAGCATGACAGGCGAAGGTTGCGAAAGACCTAATTCTTTATTCTTTGCTGGCATTATTTGTGTCTA
This portion of the Microcoleus sp. FACHB-831 genome encodes:
- a CDS encoding regulatory protein RecX — translated: MNCLQYFYRLLSRREYSASELKKKGNEHGYSESEITEAINDLQLKDYQSDTRLVANLIASSQGKYGKSVLKRKCMEKGIPADVFEEVWLSQDESDEIDGLADLKAKVMRKYKIEDFQSIDQKTKAKLLNYLQYRGFNGFAVMNQWRMQQEEEEE